A single region of the Anaeromicrobium sediminis genome encodes:
- a CDS encoding Crp/Fnr family transcriptional regulator, whose protein sequence is MRKISDNNLLNHYIVKYNIEKIFDKDILKHAQLHFYEKGEYILKAEFDLEYYYLIVDGKTKIYYLLENGKSILLKFYKEFNSLGDIELLKNLPIRCNVEAIEDTYLIGIPSDIIRETSLDNPKFLHHLIDSLSEKLYATLNNSSYNLAYPLINRLSSYLVEHMTDTNYIILNSSFNEIAQFLGTTYRHLNRTFKNLESKSIIRCENNTIYILDE, encoded by the coding sequence ATGAGAAAAATTTCAGACAACAACCTTTTAAATCATTATATTGTAAAATATAATATAGAAAAAATATTTGATAAAGATATATTAAAACATGCACAACTTCATTTTTATGAAAAAGGCGAATACATATTAAAGGCAGAGTTTGACCTTGAATATTACTATTTAATTGTAGATGGAAAAACTAAAATATATTATCTTTTAGAAAATGGTAAATCCATACTTTTAAAATTTTACAAGGAATTTAATTCTTTAGGAGATATAGAACTTTTAAAAAACCTTCCTATACGATGTAATGTGGAAGCAATAGAAGATACATATTTAATAGGAATACCTTCAGATATAATCAGAGAAACTTCTTTAGATAACCCAAAGTTTTTACATCATTTAATAGACTCTTTAAGTGAAAAGCTTTATGCAACCTTAAATAATAGTTCATACAACCTTGCATATCCACTTATAAATAGATTGTCTAGCTATTTAGTTGAGCATATGACAGATACAAACTATATAATTTTAAATTCATCATTCAATGAAATTGCTCAATTCTTAGGAACAACCTACAGGCATTTAAATAGAACCTTTAAAAATCTTGAATCAAAGTCAATTATAAGGTGTGAGAATAATACCATATATATATTAGATGAAG
- a CDS encoding YjjG family noncanonical pyrimidine nucleotidase encodes MFDADETLFDFKKSERDTLKNTMLEFNIDYDENYHLKVYKEINTAIWKELEDGLITQKKLKVERFKRLCDKLNATFDESEFAKSYMNHLSYASFLYDDSIKLVEDLHKDYRLTIITNGLKDVQDNRIRKSIIAKYFEDIVVSEEVQVAKPDPKIFEHALKNIKHTDKSKVLIVGDSLTSDIQGGINFGIDTCWFNPNKIVNKMGINPTYEISNLMELRNIIEK; translated from the coding sequence ATATTTGATGCAGATGAAACTTTATTTGATTTTAAAAAATCTGAAAGAGATACTCTTAAAAATACTATGCTTGAGTTTAATATAGATTATGATGAAAACTATCATTTAAAAGTATATAAGGAAATAAACACGGCCATATGGAAAGAACTTGAAGATGGACTTATTACTCAGAAGAAATTAAAGGTTGAAAGATTTAAAAGATTATGTGATAAATTAAATGCTACATTTGATGAAAGTGAATTTGCAAAATCATATATGAATCATCTGTCTTATGCATCCTTTTTATACGATGATAGTATAAAACTTGTAGAAGATCTGCATAAAGATTATAGACTTACCATAATTACTAATGGTCTTAAGGATGTTCAGGATAATAGAATAAGAAAATCTATTATAGCAAAATATTTTGAAGACATAGTAGTATCTGAAGAGGTTCAGGTAGCAAAGCCCGATCCTAAGATATTTGAACATGCTCTAAAGAATATAAAGCATACTGACAAGAGTAAGGTACTAATAGTAGGAGATAGCTTAACATCTGATATACAAGGTGGAATAAATTTTGGTATAGATACGTGTTGGTTTAATCCGAATAAGATTGTAAATAAAATGGGAATAAACCCTACTTATGAGATTTCTAATTTGATGGAGCTTAGGAATATAATTGAAAAATAG
- a CDS encoding S-layer homology domain-containing protein, translating into MEKRLWQGVVLLVFVIMICNIISPTYFVNAEDNVIDKIQWRGLGHIDDWVIDIENKYIYAIRGSSSWIGRPYNDTLIIVDTKEFKVVNEVELGGNAVDVEMEGNKLYFTLIDKNTIVEYDISTKSISNEIAVEEKPSSLSVYNGKIFYGTKMGYDSAIYVYDILKKTNEKIIVKDGNSIRRHYNPKLSIDENTGILYTSDIYLHGIDTNNYNIVYESKESDGGKGIIIDGNNVLYGHNNYDLSLDMINGKYIFYKEENQILHGDKITNVLHVNDKYVFTEWAIFNRHNFVKVKDLPFQATHVITDGDYVYMYINERYSARIEREKISSLEEDTNTKWSGKELTEWVLDEDRGYIYGISKWENRLLFINKDTLEIEDELIIFSDPTDIKLDNGKLYIALSGSNKISVIDIATKSVYKEIKTEYRPYKLAKYGEKIYYTEEGLAPMHEYDLTNDSEKSFVANSERIIVKVYRDAQILIDNDKGIMYVGTDDLHAIDLKNYSLLRATGDHHYGSIGDWSDKVFIQGGEIFYGRKRLDKDNMHIKGTYYETIVCVKDDYILSNSAVYDKKSFLKIGDLPFKSFLTLMDSNHVIYYHDRFTDSIKKMDLKSISLEKPVNYYNSQAELPVDMEIKNWMYSEKNDCIYAISTVTGKLLTIDPKNLTIKNERYVGEKPFDMDIYDNKIYITLKGESKIAIIDDMHRGKISKISTDVRPHQIQVDDKNIYYTGGYFLGSDDQKIYVYDREKDYSYAIGDEVYHRADLLIDRDNEILYIGNEGFEKLIGLSTKDYTVVKKYKSSENNSNENQLFKNDEYLFWGKFQVKTSDMTSGPFHNNQVVHVNGKYAYTKKGIDAYEFYYQMQIVDFPFDPDLVLTSTDGEVYLYKYRNNTIYKYPSKYEIDIKLNDSLKIDLNDKGQFVFSWDEVPNAIGYNLWYGTDRKMYISKVSDTIKDNHYVSKRDFTRNHGRVVAFGVTPIMKEASYDIVKIDMKDVDIEKFVSIKTGTNGEQSVDENSIDLRFISKFFQVPVGDLETVGFFNIDETLFNYGIEKLDKNKDTIELNTDLDYDRFHVKLSAGIYHNLYEKEKDKKLKINTPRGKYIWPISLTNLSEITVNPKTSSMDISIRREFRKNLEKITHDMFNLNLSVIGEPIRFMIEGLTEEANISVDTFSKGEFQCWIPLEEEADKSELVGMFYDLKTEKYKEVPTKFRMDSEGKWWAVFDQNTNGTYFLVKHGRIFKDVKNHWAEDDINLLASNLIVSGMPDGRFMPDKDITRAQYVTMLINALGVEPKIDSNDSSKVFKDVEGDEWFAQTVKTAVDLGLVTGYGDKTFRPNKLISREEMSVIIVKALKLLEVGKSEGNEEVLKYFKDSKNIGAWAKESATIAVENGLIRGDEKGFFNPKDYATRAQCAVVTKKLLEKAKLIEE; encoded by the coding sequence ATGGAGAAGAGACTATGGCAGGGTGTAGTATTATTAGTATTTGTAATAATGATTTGCAATATTATTTCTCCAACCTATTTTGTTAATGCAGAAGATAATGTCATAGATAAGATCCAATGGCGCGGTTTGGGACATATAGATGATTGGGTTATAGATATAGAGAATAAATATATATATGCCATAAGAGGGTCTTCATCTTGGATAGGTAGACCTTATAATGATACCTTAATAATAGTGGATACTAAAGAATTTAAGGTAGTTAATGAAGTAGAGCTAGGTGGTAATGCTGTAGATGTGGAAATGGAAGGTAATAAGTTATATTTTACTTTGATTGATAAGAATACGATAGTAGAATATGATATTTCAACTAAAAGTATTTCCAATGAAATAGCTGTAGAGGAAAAGCCTTCTAGCTTATCAGTATATAATGGAAAGATTTTTTATGGAACTAAAATGGGTTATGATTCTGCCATTTATGTCTATGATATTTTAAAAAAGACTAATGAAAAAATTATAGTTAAAGATGGAAATAGTATACGAAGACATTATAATCCAAAGCTTTCCATAGATGAAAATACAGGTATTTTATATACAAGTGATATATATTTGCATGGAATAGATACTAATAACTACAATATAGTTTATGAATCAAAGGAATCAGACGGTGGAAAAGGAATCATAATAGATGGCAATAATGTGTTATATGGACACAATAATTATGACCTATCTTTAGATATGATTAATGGAAAATACATTTTTTATAAAGAGGAAAACCAAATTTTACATGGAGATAAAATAACTAATGTTTTACATGTAAATGACAAGTATGTATTTACAGAATGGGCAATATTTAATAGACATAACTTTGTTAAGGTAAAGGACTTGCCATTTCAAGCCACTCATGTCATAACTGATGGGGATTATGTGTATATGTATATAAATGAAAGATACAGTGCACGAATTGAAAGAGAAAAGATTAGTTCATTAGAAGAGGATACTAATACTAAATGGAGTGGAAAGGAACTTACAGAATGGGTATTAGATGAAGATAGAGGATATATATATGGTATATCCAAATGGGAAAATAGGCTTTTGTTTATTAATAAGGATACTTTGGAAATAGAAGATGAATTAATAATCTTTTCAGATCCCACTGACATTAAATTAGATAATGGAAAACTATATATTGCATTATCAGGAAGCAATAAAATATCCGTAATAGATATAGCTACTAAAAGTGTATATAAGGAGATAAAAACAGAGTATAGACCTTATAAATTGGCTAAGTATGGTGAAAAGATATATTATACTGAAGAAGGCCTAGCACCAATGCATGAATACGATTTGACTAATGATTCAGAAAAGAGCTTTGTTGCTAACTCGGAAAGAATTATAGTGAAAGTTTATAGGGATGCACAAATATTAATAGATAATGATAAAGGAATTATGTATGTAGGAACAGATGATTTACATGCCATAGATTTAAAAAATTATAGTTTGTTAAGAGCAACTGGGGATCATCATTATGGTAGCATTGGAGATTGGTCAGATAAAGTATTTATACAAGGTGGTGAAATATTCTACGGGAGGAAAAGGCTTGATAAAGATAATATGCATATTAAGGGAACTTATTATGAAACCATAGTTTGTGTAAAGGATGATTATATTTTATCAAATAGTGCCGTATATGATAAAAAGAGTTTTTTAAAGATTGGAGATCTACCCTTTAAGTCATTTCTAACTCTTATGGATAGTAATCATGTTATCTATTATCATGATAGATTCACTGATTCTATTAAAAAGATGGATTTAAAGTCTATATCTCTAGAAAAACCGGTAAACTATTACAACTCACAAGCTGAACTTCCTGTTGACATGGAAATTAAAAATTGGATGTATAGTGAAAAAAATGATTGCATCTACGCTATATCAACTGTTACTGGTAAGTTGTTGACTATAGATCCTAAAAACTTAACGATAAAGAATGAGCGGTATGTAGGGGAAAAACCATTTGATATGGATATATATGATAATAAGATATATATTACTCTAAAAGGAGAAAGTAAAATAGCCATAATAGACGATATGCACAGGGGAAAGATAAGTAAGATAAGTACAGATGTTAGACCCCATCAAATACAAGTAGATGATAAGAATATCTACTATACTGGAGGATATTTTCTTGGATCTGACGATCAAAAGATTTATGTATATGATAGGGAAAAAGATTATTCATATGCCATAGGTGATGAGGTATATCATAGAGCAGATTTATTAATTGATAGGGATAATGAGATTTTGTATATTGGTAATGAGGGATTTGAGAAATTAATTGGATTGAGTACAAAAGATTATACAGTTGTAAAAAAATACAAGAGTTCAGAGAACAATAGTAATGAAAACCAGCTCTTTAAAAATGATGAATATCTATTTTGGGGTAAATTTCAAGTGAAAACTAGTGATATGACATCAGGTCCATTCCATAATAACCAGGTTGTACATGTTAATGGAAAATATGCATACACTAAGAAGGGAATAGACGCCTATGAATTTTACTATCAGATGCAGATAGTAGACTTCCCCTTTGACCCGGACCTTGTGTTAACAAGTACTGATGGAGAAGTGTATCTTTATAAATATAGGAATAACACTATATATAAATATCCTTCAAAATATGAAATAGACATAAAGCTAAATGATAGTTTAAAAATAGACTTAAATGATAAGGGCCAATTTGTATTTTCATGGGATGAGGTTCCAAATGCCATAGGATACAATTTGTGGTATGGTACGGATAGAAAAATGTATATTAGTAAAGTAAGTGATACAATAAAGGATAATCATTACGTATCTAAAAGAGACTTTACTAGAAATCATGGTAGGGTAGTGGCCTTTGGTGTTACTCCTATTATGAAGGAAGCCTCCTATGATATTGTAAAGATTGATATGAAGGATGTAGATATAGAGAAATTTGTTTCTATTAAGACGGGAACAAACGGTGAGCAATCTGTGGACGAGAATAGTATTGACTTAAGATTTATATCGAAATTTTTTCAGGTGCCTGTTGGAGATTTGGAAACGGTAGGTTTTTTCAATATAGATGAAACTTTATTTAATTATGGAATAGAAAAGTTAGATAAAAATAAGGATACTATTGAGTTAAATACTGATTTAGATTATGATAGATTTCATGTGAAACTTTCAGCTGGTATTTATCATAATCTTTATGAAAAGGAAAAGGATAAGAAACTTAAAATAAATACTCCAAGAGGTAAATATATATGGCCAATCTCATTGACTAATTTATCAGAGATTACAGTTAATCCTAAAACTTCTAGTATGGATATATCCATTAGACGAGAGTTTAGAAAAAATCTAGAGAAAATAACTCATGATATGTTTAATCTAAATCTCTCCGTTATAGGAGAACCTATTAGATTTATGATAGAAGGATTAACAGAAGAGGCGAATATAAGTGTAGATACCTTTAGTAAAGGTGAATTTCAATGTTGGATTCCCCTAGAAGAAGAAGCTGATAAATCTGAACTAGTAGGAATGTTTTATGATTTAAAAACTGAAAAATATAAGGAAGTTCCCACAAAATTTCGCATGGATAGTGAAGGGAAATGGTGGGCTGTATTTGATCAAAATACCAATGGAACATATTTCTTAGTTAAACATGGCCGTATCTTTAAAGATGTGAAAAATCACTGGGCTGAGGATGATATTAATCTACTTGCATCAAATCTTATTGTAAGTGGTATGCCTGATGGAAGGTTTATGCCTGATAAAGATATAACTAGAGCTCAATATGTTACCATGTTAATAAATGCATTAGGAGTAGAACCTAAAATTGATTCAAATGATTCTTCGAAAGTCTTTAAAGATGTAGAGGGAGATGAATGGTTTGCCCAAACTGTGAAAACAGCAGTAGATCTAGGCCTTGTGACAGGATATGGTGATAAAACATTTAGACCTAATAAACTCATTAGTCGTGAAGAAATGTCAGTTATTATTGTAAAGGCATTAAAACTCCTAGAGGTAGGAAAATCAGAGGGAAATGAGGAAGTATTAAAATACTTTAAAGATTCAAAGAATATTGGCGCATGGGCAAAGGAAAGTGCAACCATTGCAGTTGAAAATGGACTTATAAGGGGAGATGAAAAGGGGTTCTTTAATCCTAAGGACTATGCTACCCGTGCACAATGTGCCGTTGTAACAAAGAAATTATTAGAAAAAGCAAAGCTAATAGAAGAATAA
- a CDS encoding LapA family protein: MQFGFIFSLIFAILVALFAIQNSESVVISFLFAEFNVSQALVILISSVLGAVIVMLLGVIKQIKLQLKIKEQSKKIKNLEEENKLCTNQIEELKKSLDEKNNDNLTDDKIDIEK; the protein is encoded by the coding sequence ATGCAATTTGGATTTATTTTTTCTTTGATCTTTGCAATACTAGTGGCACTATTTGCTATACAAAATTCTGAGAGTGTGGTCATAAGTTTTCTATTTGCTGAATTTAATGTTTCTCAAGCCCTTGTAATATTAATATCTTCCGTTTTAGGAGCAGTAATAGTTATGTTACTAGGGGTTATAAAACAAATCAAACTACAGCTTAAAATAAAAGAACAATCAAAGAAAATTAAAAATTTAGAAGAAGAAAACAAACTGTGTACTAATCAAATTGAAGAATTAAAAAAGAGTCTTGATGAAAAGAACAATGACAATTTGACAGATGACAAAATAGATATTGAGAAATAA
- a CDS encoding S-layer homology domain-containing protein produces the protein MKKSLLKHIAGLLLVIILCNIISPSYFSSAEANDLDSVWLGKYIKDWVMDIENDCIHIITKYSNELVTVDTKDFNIVNEVHLGSEPMDVEIYNNKLYITLIDENKIIEYDILTKSILNRIDTEKNPLNLSVYDGKIFYGNRMQHESGIYVYDLSEKSNKKILDDLNNPTVTIDKNTGVLYVKRSSGGPIYGLDPNNYDTIYKSKDTIYGDILIDGSDVFGGNMKYDTSLNVIHGQYNLNSPVMPGSNLTVNDTYVFFSSAIFNRDNFIKVGDLPIESEWALADSNYVYMYDKGSKTIVREKIASLVDNNTKWSGNDLTQWVLDEDRGYIYGVSKDENRLLFINKDTLEIEEELIIFSEPTDIELDNNKLYISLSGSNKIAIVDIDTKSLDREIITETKPYRLEKYGEKIYYVENKWSKIHEYDLTNNSEIDLVINSNKNYGDLYMYAEIAIDNTSGIMYLGEAGSSYDAFAIDLKNYNLIGTTDYEHSYDFNRASRKVLINGDEIFYAGKRISKDNMNIKGSYEEQIIYVNDDYAFSNGAVYDKNSFTKVGELPFDSSKMLIDSNNIIYYYDKNTSSINKVDLNSITLDMPKNYYNSEASLPISMVIEDWVYSEDNDYIYAISNRTGKVLFIDARDFTVKDEIYIGESPSDIDIFNDKIYVALSGESKIAIVDGVRKDNISKISTDINPYKIQVDKSNIYYSGKSSNEKIYIYDKVKGYSYTMGDKTYSNPQLLVDRENEILYIGNNTYPEWIIAVSTEDYKVVKEFKYTRSNVKERQLFKNDEYIFWGKFKIKISDLTLDRVYDSRVLYAKGKYVYNEKGIEAYEIYRQIADFPFDPTLVLTNDKGEVYLYNYTNNSIYKYPLKYEIDPKLKDSLRINLNDEGHFIFSWDEVPNAIGYNLWYYTDMELKIKRLNGNSHIIEDNSYVSTRTFRGQYDKVIHFGVTPVMEETSYEMLGVDMKGVVIDKLNSPQDEINDDNSIDLSSTSTSSMGYDLDGGLAAIFRINENLFNSAIEKIDENVERFEFNSDLEYDRFSINLSGSIYDNLYEIGNDKKLKINTPRGKYAWPVSLINLSEVTANPKSAYIDIGIRRERGENLGNIVYDMFNLDLNVIGDPIRFSIDALTEEGKLSVKNLGKDYFQCWVPLEEEPDKSETVGIFYDLENKKYQHVPTRFYKDNEGKWWAIFNQNANGSYALVRYNKTFKDMKNHWAEDDINLLASKLIVKGMTHEKFIPDDNVTRAQYIALLITALGLHPENNSGQSFHDVDGDDWYADVVETAVNLGIVRGYEDGTFRPNRLISREEMSVLIVNVLKLLEEGRTDVNEDVLKSFKDSNDIGSWAKESAAIAAENGLIRGDEKGSFNPKDYATRAQSAVVIKKLLEKAELIEE, from the coding sequence ATGAAAAAGAGTTTATTAAAGCATATAGCAGGCTTGCTACTTGTAATAATCCTTTGCAACATTATTTCTCCAAGTTACTTTAGTAGTGCAGAAGCTAATGATTTAGATAGTGTATGGCTGGGGAAATATATAAAGGATTGGGTTATGGATATAGAGAATGACTGCATCCATATCATAACCAAGTATTCAAATGAGCTAGTAACAGTGGATACTAAGGACTTTAATATAGTTAATGAAGTTCATTTAGGAAGTGAACCTATGGATGTGGAAATTTACAATAATAAGCTGTATATTACTTTAATTGATGAAAATAAGATAATAGAATATGATATCTTAACTAAAAGTATTTTAAACAGGATAGATACAGAGAAAAATCCATTGAATCTTTCTGTATATGATGGAAAGATTTTTTATGGAAATAGAATGCAGCATGAGTCTGGAATTTATGTATATGATCTTTCTGAGAAAAGCAATAAAAAAATTCTTGATGATCTTAATAATCCAACGGTTACAATAGATAAAAATACTGGAGTCTTGTATGTGAAAAGATCATCAGGAGGCCCTATTTATGGACTAGATCCTAATAACTATGATACTATCTACAAATCTAAGGACACAATATATGGAGATATATTAATAGATGGTAGTGATGTATTTGGTGGAAATATGAAATATGATACATCCCTAAATGTGATCCATGGACAGTACAACTTAAATTCACCAGTTATGCCAGGTTCTAATTTGACGGTAAATGATACCTATGTATTTTTTAGTAGTGCCATATTTAATAGGGATAATTTTATAAAGGTAGGGGATTTACCCATTGAATCAGAATGGGCCTTAGCTGACAGTAATTATGTGTATATGTATGATAAAGGTAGCAAAACTATTGTAAGAGAAAAGATTGCTTCTTTAGTGGATAACAATACTAAATGGAGTGGAAATGATCTTACACAGTGGGTATTAGATGAAGATAGGGGTTATATATATGGAGTATCAAAAGATGAAAATAGACTTTTGTTTATTAATAAGGATACTTTAGAAATAGAAGAGGAACTAATAATATTTTCAGAGCCAACGGATATTGAATTAGATAATAATAAACTATATATTTCTTTATCTGGAAGTAATAAGATAGCTATAGTTGATATAGATACTAAAAGTTTAGATAGGGAGATTATAACTGAGACTAAACCCTATAGATTAGAAAAGTATGGTGAAAAGATATATTATGTTGAAAATAAATGGAGTAAAATTCATGAATATGATTTAACTAATAATTCAGAAATAGATTTAGTTATTAATTCAAATAAGAATTACGGAGACCTGTACATGTACGCGGAAATAGCAATAGATAATACTAGTGGAATCATGTATTTAGGTGAGGCAGGATCATCATACGATGCTTTTGCCATAGACTTAAAAAACTACAATTTAATAGGCACAACGGATTACGAACATTCCTATGACTTTAATCGTGCTAGTAGAAAGGTATTAATAAATGGGGATGAAATATTCTACGCTGGTAAGAGGATTAGTAAAGATAATATGAATATTAAGGGCAGTTATGAGGAGCAAATAATTTATGTAAATGATGATTATGCCTTTTCAAATGGTGCGGTATATGATAAAAACAGTTTTACAAAGGTAGGGGAATTACCCTTTGATTCATCAAAGATGCTTATAGATAGTAATAATATTATTTATTATTATGATAAGAATACTAGTTCTATTAATAAAGTAGATCTAAATTCTATTACTTTAGATATGCCAAAAAACTACTATAATTCAGAAGCTTCACTTCCTATTAGTATGGTAATTGAGGACTGGGTCTATAGTGAAGATAATGATTATATCTATGCCATATCAAATCGTACTGGAAAGGTACTGTTCATAGATGCTAGAGATTTTACAGTAAAAGATGAAATTTATATTGGTGAGAGTCCATCTGATATAGATATATTTAATGACAAGATATATGTTGCTTTGAGTGGAGAAAGTAAAATAGCTATAGTTGATGGTGTTCGTAAGGACAATATAAGTAAGATTAGTACAGATATTAATCCCTATAAAATACAAGTGGATAAAAGTAATATATACTATTCTGGCAAATCTAGCAATGAAAAGATTTATATATACGATAAAGTAAAGGGTTACTCATATACCATGGGAGATAAAACCTATTCAAACCCTCAATTGCTAGTGGATAGGGAGAATGAAATTTTGTATATTGGTAATAATACCTATCCTGAATGGATTATTGCAGTGAGTACAGAAGATTATAAGGTTGTAAAAGAATTTAAATATACACGTAGCAATGTTAAAGAACGACAACTTTTTAAAAATGATGAATATATATTCTGGGGTAAGTTTAAAATCAAAATTAGTGATTTAACATTAGACAGGGTTTATGATAGCAGAGTATTATACGCTAAAGGGAAATATGTGTACAACGAAAAAGGAATAGAAGCCTATGAAATTTATAGGCAAATAGCAGATTTCCCCTTTGATCCTACTCTTGTTTTAACCAATGATAAGGGAGAAGTATATCTTTATAACTACACTAACAACTCTATATATAAATATCCTTTAAAATATGAAATAGATCCAAAGCTAAAGGATAGCTTAAGGATAAATTTAAACGATGAGGGACATTTTATATTTTCATGGGATGAGGTTCCAAATGCCATAGGATACAATTTATGGTATTACACTGATATGGAGTTGAAGATTAAAAGACTAAATGGTAATAGCCATATAATAGAAGATAATAGTTATGTATCTACAAGAACCTTTAGGGGGCAATATGATAAAGTAATACACTTTGGTGTTACCCCTGTTATGGAGGAAACATCCTATGAAATGTTGGGGGTTGATATGAAGGGCGTAGTTATAGATAAACTGAATTCTCCTCAGGATGAAATAAATGATGATAATAGTATTGACTTAAGTTCTACATCAACATCTTCTATGGGATATGATCTTGATGGTGGATTAGCAGCTATATTTAGAATAAATGAGAATTTATTCAATTCAGCAATAGAAAAAATAGATGAGAATGTAGAACGCTTTGAGTTTAATAGTGATTTAGAATATGATAGGTTTAGCATAAATCTTTCAGGTAGTATTTATGATAATCTTTATGAGATAGGAAATGATAAAAAGCTTAAAATAAATACTCCTAGAGGTAAATATGCATGGCCAGTTTCGTTAATCAACTTATCTGAGGTTACAGCTAATCCTAAAAGTGCTTATATAGATATAGGAATTAGGAGAGAAAGGGGAGAAAATCTAGGTAATATAGTATATGATATGTTTAATCTAGATCTAAACGTTATAGGAGACCCAATTAGATTTAGTATAGATGCTTTGACAGAGGAAGGAAAACTAAGTGTAAAAAACCTTGGTAAAGACTACTTCCAATGCTGGGTTCCATTAGAAGAAGAACCAGATAAATCTGAAACAGTGGGCATATTTTATGATCTAGAAAATAAAAAATATCAGCATGTTCCTACAAGATTCTATAAGGATAATGAAGGAAAATGGTGGGCCATATTTAATCAAAATGCAAATGGCTCATATGCCCTAGTTAGATATAATAAAACCTTTAAAGATATGAAAAATCACTGGGCAGAAGATGATATTAACCTACTTGCATCAAAGCTTATTGTAAAGGGTATGACACATGAAAAATTTATACCTGATGATAATGTAACAAGAGCTCAATATATTGCCCTGTTAATAACTGCATTAGGACTACATCCTGAAAATAACTCGGGCCAATCATTTCATGACGTGGATGGAGATGATTGGTATGCTGATGTTGTAGAAACGGCAGTGAATCTAGGAATTGTTAGAGGGTATGAGGATGGAACATTTAGACCTAATAGACTTATTAGTCGTGAAGAAATGTCAGTTCTTATTGTAAATGTATTAAAACTCCTAGAAGAAGGAAGAACAGATGTAAATGAGGACGTATTAAAATCCTTTAAGGACTCAAATGATATTGGTTCTTGGGCAAAGGAAAGTGCAGCAATAGCAGCTGAAAATGGACTTATAAGGGGAGATGAAAAGGGCTCCTTTAACCCTAAGGACTACGCAACCCGTGCCCAAAGTGCCGTTGTAATAAAGAAATTATTAGAAAAAGCAGAACTAATAGAAGAATAA